The proteins below are encoded in one region of Juglans microcarpa x Juglans regia isolate MS1-56 chromosome 4D, Jm3101_v1.0, whole genome shotgun sequence:
- the LOC121259529 gene encoding uncharacterized protein LOC121259529 isoform X1, whose protein sequence is MEVVSSIASTIVNYTVSPVGKWVSYSFFYKNNIESMEKCIEKLHNAGDRVQHSIDAAIRNGEEIEGDVIKWLTDVEVIIDEARKVLEGKEQAKSRPSNGACLNLKLRHQLSQKAKNIVKVIGELLANGRFDRVSHRLASQKIEISIYMDFITFESRISTVKELLESLGDPNINLIGLWGMPGIGKTTLVREVAKQAKKEKLFDEVAMAVVTHSPDMRRIQGEIADVLDLKFDMETVPGRAIRLQERLRREKKILIILDDLWEKLDLEVIGIPCEGCKIVMISRNQNVLISEMDTQKDIGLKVLPEEEAWSLFEKMVGDSIKDDSFRAIATEVAKECAGLPIALVTVSKALKKKTLYEWKDALRQLRSPSPNFLTRMQSTIYSSIELSYSRLESQEMKSFFLLCAHMGYLIGYLDLLKYCYGLSLFQGISTLEEARNRIYRLVRNLKDSCLLLDCPYSSEHFVMHDVVRDVAMLIASKDDSIFMVRDDGELNKWPDMDALKRCKLLSIFGGEIHDLPNEMECPQLRLFNVNDGKYSGQILETFFERVGELKVLCFTKMQLPSLLSSLHLLRSLQTLCLEHCELGDISVIGELKNLVILSLSGSNVSKVPREVGLLTDIRLLDLSSCSKLELIPPNVLSSLLKLEELYVGNSFIQWDPEGLDNNANLAELKNLSHLTTLEIHIRDASNLPKDIWLTKLERYMILVGNVRWDWFEKHETWFDNCESRFDMCETSRTLKLKLQTNLKSDDGIRMLLKRTENLYLDELKGVGSVVHELDMEGFQQLKHLHIQNNSEIKYIVNSRIPIIVFPALDTFLLKNMSGLEEICRGHLPSTSFGNLRVVKLESCDELKFVFSSSIARGLSLLNELHIRECRIMGAIVLKEEGEIEDKNMIVFPQLRCLALHHLPKLASFFTIKNPFIFDAGEIIPENKLDFYLPILDEQVVFPNLERLELSSADLEDIFHSQHQASSSFRVTYMRTISRFQNLLSLHVQGSSHIKYLLSYSIARFMVQLKDLHVLECKVLEEILLTEDLGGEERSRMVFFPKLKLLCLKNLPILKRFCIGRKIKFPSLEKLQIEYCPNLRTFIFNTPSSGMIANNAMEMQPLFNEEVVFPSLERLEISHMDYLKIIWQNQFAADSFCKLRFLKVEFCEQLVTVFQSNMLTRFGSLETLIIANCGALQEVFDLQSLNFNETHVVIDTQLKELLLSRLPRMKHVWNKDPEPLFRFRNLKQIHAKGCESLKSFFPTSVARFLMQLEKLQIVDCGVEEIVAWDGREAIARFMFPRVTLLNLKVLPRLKWFYPRVHTSEWPMLKDMRVHRCPEVEIFASELSMFQETSQESRRDMISIKQPLFLVDEVAFPSLEALAISYMDNLKIIWHNKLVADSFYNLQKLHVEFCKNILHVFHSNMLKIFQSLKILRITDCGLLQEVFDLQGQDSKEMQAVTVSCLKEMYLVRLPKLRSVWKKHGGNLCSFQDLKVIHAKGCESLESFIPESIVRSLLQLEDLRIIECGVKEIIAGEGARAAVPRFVFPKVTRLNLQGLVELKWFYHGLHTSEWPLLKYMRVDRCQKVHIFASDYTSFQEALQERQHESCIQQPLFLVEEVAFPSLETLVISYMDKLMIIWHNRLVADSFCNLQTLRIRFCEDLLHVFQSNMLRRFQSLEAVHINDCGSLQEVFELQGKNDKERHVETVTQLKELYLIRLPKLKHIWNEDPQGILSFENLQTVFAIGCGNLKSLFPASVAITLVQLKKLRIDSCGVEAIVERGSEAVLRLVFPKVTYLKLRALPNLKWFSSGLHTSEWPLLTELDVSECYQVEIFSSKFWSFQETVQQSQHKTPNSRQPLFVVEEDTFPNLEILRLEHNHTIWYGQFLENFFGNLKVLEVLCGPKELAPSPPEAQSGETCALQLQVLGLNQEAESSHASETRARGHLALEISDTSFDRLRVYEEDQPLEDDEATIEHKLNELRTNMYYDLDVDVIFYLLQDSIIEEEKKVPLPHSSEDSTAASGRIPSISTTISLGIVKVVTGIDDSDGEAQALRFPKD, encoded by the exons ATGGAGGTAGTTAGTTCTATTGCATCAACAATTGTTAACTACACAGTTTCTCCAGTTGGAAAATGGGTTAGTTATTCGTTTTTCTATAAAAACAACATTGAAAGCATGGAGAAGTGCATAGAGAAGTTGCATAATGCTGGAGATAGGGTGCAACATTCTATTGATGCTGCTATAAGAAACGGTGAAGAAATTGAAGGCGATGTTATCAAGTGGCTAACAGATGTGGAAGTGATTATTGACGAGGCAAGGAAAGTTCTTGAAGGAAAAGAACAAGCAAAGTCAAGGCCTTCGAATGGGGCATGCCTGAACTTGAAGCTAAGGCATCAACTAAGCCAGAAAGCAAAAAACATAGTGAAAGTTATTGGCGAACTCTTGGCGAATGGCAGATTTGATAGAGTTTCCCATCGCCTTGCTTCACAGAAGATAGAGATTTCAATATATATGGATTTCATTACCTTTGAGTCAAGAATTTCAACTGTGAAGGAACTTCTGGAGTCACTGGGAGATCCTAACATCAACCTGATTGGGTTGTGGGGGATGCCTGGGATTGGAAAGACTACACTAGTAAGAGAAGTAGCCAAGCAAGCCAAGAAAGAAAAGTTATTCGATGAGGTGGCTATGGCAGTTGTGACGCATAGCCCAGACATGAGACGAATTCAAGGAGAAATTGCTGATGTGCTAGATTTGAAGTTTGATATGGAGACTGTACCTGGAAGAGCAATTCGTTTGCAGGAGAGgttaagaagagaaaaaaaaatcttgattatCCTAGATGATCTATGGGAGAAACTTGATTTGGAGGTGATTGGAATTCCTTGCGAGGGATGCAAGATAGTAATGATATCTAGGAATCAAAATGTATTAATTAGTGAAATGGACACTCAAAAGGATATTGGACTTAAAGTTTTGCCTGAAGAAGAAGCATGGAGTTTATTTGAGAAGATGGTGGGTGATTCTATTAAGGACGATAGTTTCCGAGCCATAGCAACCGAGGTTGCTAAAGAGTGTGCAGGACTGCCTATTGCACTTGTAACAGTTTCTAAGGCATTAAAGAAAAAGACTTTATATGAATGGAAGGATGCCCTGCGGCAACTTAGAAGTCCCAGTCCAAATTTCCTAACAAGAATGCAATCAACTATATATTCTTCTATAGAGCTGAGTTATAGTCGTCTTGAAAGTCAGGAGATGAAATCCTTCTTTTTGCTTTGTGCTCATATGGGTTACTTAATTGGATATCTGGACTTGTTGAAATATTGTTATGGCCTCAGTTTATTTCAGGGCATCAGTACATTGGAAGAAGCGAGAAATAGAATATATAGACTAGTTCGTAATCTGAAAGACTCTTGTTTGTTGCTAGATTGTCCCTACAGCTCTGAACATTTTGTCATGCACGACGTTGTTCGTGATGTTGCTATGTTAATTGCATCAAAGGACGATAGCATATTTATGGTGAGAGATGATGGTGAGTTAAACAAATGGCCAGACATGGACGCTTTAAAAAGATGCAAATTGCTATCCATTTTTGGTGGAGAAATCCATGACCTTCCTAATGAAATGGAATGTCCACAATTGAGATTATTCAATGTAAACGATGGAAAATATTCTGGGCAAATCCTAGAGACTTTCTTTGAACGGGTGGGAGAGCTCAAAGTTTTATGTTTCACTAAAATGCAACTTCCATCACTTCTTTCATCTCTTCATCTCCTTAGAAGCCTGCAAACATTGTGTCTGGAGCATTGTGAGTTGGGAGACATATCTGTAATTGGAGAGCTCAAGAATTTAGTAATTCTTAGTCTTTCTGGATCCAATGTTTCAAAAGTTCCAAGAGAAGTTGGATTGTTGACTGATATACGGTTGTTGGATTTGAGCAGTTGTTCCAAACTTGAACTAATTCCACCTAATGTCCTATCAAGCTTGTTGAAATTAGAAGAGCTGTATGTGGGAAATAGTTTCATTCAATGGGATCCTGAAGGACTTGACAATAATGCTAACCTTGCTGAACTCAAGAACTTGTCACATCTGACCACTCTAGAGATACATATTCGAGATGCCAGCAATCTGCCAAAAGATATTTGGCTTACAAAGTTAGAAAGATACATGATACTTGTTGGCAATGTACGCTGGGATTGGTTTGAAAAGCATGAAACTTGGTTTGATAATTGTGAAAGCAGGTTTGATATGTGTGAAACCTCCCGAACATTAAAACTCAAGCTCCAAACAAACTTAAAATCAGATGATGGGATTAGAATGCTGTTGAAGAGGACAGAGAATCTCTATTTAGATGAGTTAAAGGGCGTTGGGAGTGTTGTGCATGAATTAGATATGGAAGGTTTTCAACAACTGAAGCATCTCCATATCCAAAATAATTCTGAgattaaatatattgttaacTCCCGGATTCCAATTATTGTTTTTCCTGCCTTGGacacatttcttttgaaaaatatgtctGGTTTAGAAGAAATATGTCGTGGCCATCTTCCCTCAACATCCTTCGGTAATTTGAGAGTCGTAAAATTGGAAAGTTGTGATGAACTAAAATTTGTCTTCTCTTCATCCATAGCCAGGGGCCTTTCACTGCTCAATGAATTGCATATCAGAGAATGCCGCATTATGGGAGCAATAGTTCTGAAAGAAGAAGGTGAAATAGAAGACAAAAATATGATAGTGTTCCCTCAACTGCGTTGCTTGGCACTGCACCATCTTCCAAAGCTTGCAAGCTTCTTCACCATAAAAAATCCATTCATATTCGATGCAGGAGAAATCATTCCAGAGAACAAGCTTGATTTTTACTTGCCAATTCTAGACGAACAG GTTGTGTTCCCCAATCTGGAAAGGTTGGAGCTATCCTCAGCAGACTTGGAAGACATTTTCCACAGCCAACATCAAGCAAGTTCCTCTTTTAGAGTGACATACATGCGCACAATCTCCAGGTTTCAAAATTTGTTGTCCTTGCATGTACAAGGCTCTAGTCATATAAAATACCTACTGTCATACTCTATAGCTAGATTTATGGTGCAACTCAAAGATCTTCACGTACTAGAATGTAAGGTTTTGGAAGAAATACTGCTCACAGAAGATTTAGGAGGAGAGGAAAGAAGTCGTATGGTTTTCTTCCCTAAACTAAAACTTCTCTGCCTAAAAAATCTTCCAATCCTCAAAAGATTCTGTATAGGAAGAAAGATAAAATTTCCATCCTTGGAGAAGCTCCAGATAGAATATTGCCCTAATTTAAGGACATTCATATTCAATACTCCCAGTTCAGGCATGATAGCCAACAATGCAATGGAGATGCAGCCTTTATTCAATGAAGAg GTTGTCTTCCCAAGTTTGGAAAGATTGGAAATCTCCCACATGGATTACTTGAAAATCATCTGGCAAAACCAGTTTGCAGCAGATTCATTTTGCAAGCTACGATTTTTAAAGGTTGAATTTTGTGAACAACTTGTGACTGTTTTTCAATCCAATATGCTGACAAGATTCGGGAGTCTAGAGACACTTATCATTGCTAATTGTGGTGCACTACAAGAAGTATTTGACTTGCAAAGTCTAAATTTTAATGAAACACATGTTGTAATAGACACTCAGTTGAAGGAATTGCTTTTGAGTCGTCTACCCAGAATGAAGCATGTATGGAATAAAGACCCTGAACCACTTTTTCGATTCCgaaacttaaaacaaatacatGCAAAAgggtgtgagagtttgaaaagtttCTTTCCAACCTCGGTGGCTAGATTTCTTATGCAATTAGAGAAGCTTCAGATAGTTGATTGTGGAGTGGAGGAAATTGTTGCGTGGGATGGGAGAGAGGCAATAGCTAGATTCATGTTTCCTCGAGTAACTCTCTTAAATCTGAAGGTGCTACCCAGACTCAAGTGGTTTTACCCAAGAGTGCATACATCGGAATGGCCAATGCTGAAAGATATGCGGGTACATAGATGCCCAGAAGTTGAGATATTTGCTTCTGAACTTTCAATGTTTCAAGAAACTTCTCAAGAGAGCCGACGTGATATGATATCAATTAAACAACCCCTTTTCTTGGTTGATGAG GTTGCATTCCCAAGCTTGGAAGCACTGGCAATTTCCTACATGGATAACCTAAAAATTATATGGCATAACAAGCTCGTTGCAGATTCCTTTTACAATCTTCAAAAGTTGCATgttgaattttgtaaaaatattttgcatgtattTCACTCTAATATGCTCAAAATATTCCAAAGCCTAAAAATTCTAAGGATAACTGATTGTGGTTTGCTACAAGAAGTATTTGACTTGCAAGGCCAAGATTCTAAAGAAATGCAAGCTGTAACAGTTTCTTGTTTGAAAGAAATGTATTTGGTTCGCCTACCAAAATTGAGAAGTGTATGGAAGAAGCATGGCGGAAACCTCTGCAGCTTTCAAGATCTAAAAGTGATACATGCCAAGGGATGTGAGAGTTTGGAAAGTTTCATTCCGGAATCAATTGTTAGGAGTCTCTTACAATTGGAGGATCTTCGGATTATCGAATGTGGGGTGAAGGAAATTATTGCTGGAGAAGGAGCAAGAGCAGCAGTACCAAGGTTTGTTTTCCCTAAAGTAACTCGCTTAAATCTTCAAGGTTTAGTAGAACTCAAGTGGTTCTACCATGGGTTACATACTTCAGAATGGCcattgttaaaatatatgaggGTGGATAGATGTCAAAAAGTACACATCTTTGCTTCTGATTATACGAGCTTCCAAGAAGCACTTCAAGAAAGACAACATGAGAGCTGTATTCAGCAACCACTTTTCTTGGTTGAAGAG GTTGCTTTCCCAAGTTTGGAAACATTGGTAATTTCCTACATGGATAAGTTGATGATCATATGGCACAACCGACTAGTTGCAGATTCCTTTTGCAATCTTCAAACATTGCGTATTCGATTTTGTGAAGATCTTTTGCATGTCTTTCAATCTAATATGCTAAGGAGATTCCAGAGTCTAGAAGCAGTGCATATAAATGATTGTGGTTCACTACAGGAAGTATTTGAACTCCAGGGGAAAAATGATAAAGAGAGGCATGTTGAAACAGTCACCCAATTGAAAGAATTGTATTTGATTCGTCTGCCAAAACTGAAGCACATATGGAATGAAGATCCCCAAGGAATCTTAAGCTTTGAAAATCTGCAGACGGTATTTGCGATAGGATGTGGGAACCTGAAAAGTCTATTTCCAGCCTCTGTGGCTATAACTCTCGTGCAACTGAAGAAACTCAGGATAGATAGTTGTGGAGTTGAGGCAATTGTTGAGAGGGGTAGTGAAGCAGTATTGAGACTTGTGTTTCCTAAAGTAACTTACTTGAAACTCAGAGCATTGCCAAACCTCAAGTGGTTTTCCTCGGGACTGCATACTTCAGAATGGCCATTGTTGACAGAATTGGATGTGTCCGAGTGCTATCAAGTTGagatattttcatcaaaattttggAGCTTTCAAGAAACAGTTCAACAGAGCCAACATAAGACCCCCAATAGCCGACAACCCCTTTTCGTAGTTGAAGAG GATACATTCCCCAACTTGGAGATTTTGAGATTGGAGCACAATCACACCATATGGTATGGCCAGTTTTTGGAGAACttttttggaaatttaaaaGTTCTTGAGGTGCTTTGTGGTCCTAAAGAATTAGCTCCTTCTCCACCAGAGGCACAATCTGGAGAGACGTGTGCATTGCAATTGCAAGTATTAGGGCTTAATCAAGAGGCAGAATCAAGTCACGCTTCTGAGACTCGAGCTAGGGGGCACTTAGCATTGGAAATCTCCGATACCTCATTTGATCGTCTTCGTGTTTATGAGGAGGACCAACCTTTGGAAGATGATGAGGCCACCATAGAACACAAGTTAAATGAGTTAAGGACGAATATGTATTATGACCTCGATGTggatgtgatcttttatttgttGCAGGACTCCATcatagaagaagagaagaaggtACCTCTACCTCATTCGTCTGAAGACTCGACTGCGGCTAGCGGACGTATTCCTTCAA TTTCTACTACTATTTCTCTTGGAATAGTAAAAGTTGTGACAGGAA